A single genomic interval of Fibrobacter sp. UWB13 harbors:
- a CDS encoding MAC/perforin domain-containing protein, with translation MSIKTTTRKYQNRITLSEPFEFKGNEGNAKVYKYNYSLGDGDINTGDGGKVIFSATANMSQISTSLLRLTIRYQVWESSYFKKPGKKSDCLYFTATKDIDISRFNKNLSRKEGSSTITTVETASLVACPEAFYTDYYNTKDKRHGWLSISPNSKLDPAWYGGYTPTKKHQSWIPLENDYGELLVKIDDTGSELTKAGNMGIKGFLSIPLQISGSETTVTVVDDQAASVGTLPKSYGSNDVLSKISDGVMDTLGHGYDMCVGEYACPGGCKEPIMDVKALNAYRRINEVEVDEASSVVEEGKTFEEYTSDISKKLEVKASASAFGASLSHQTSVTSKKNTSETRTCAFKTSRNSMHQYMYRIEGYKDSAVVSAFLSPSFLQKLDRVGYTADNLVREYGTHVLMGVYMGYRADYSYMYDRSVSKETTTKSFSTSTSFEFSTTGLPSQKKSTPEKTYLQKLQEKVINSSNAQLIKELTVAIDKEKNSSTKTTAKPASDKTGDAPRGTGGACSVLMEETSTTTSNIETENSKVEVKVVGGNINYGNLYTTDPSNESKYERWLNSCTKPIFSDFVPGTIIPLHEIIPVGHRLTASMVKSAIIKYYAENGTTFADRKYSTMYLPFTEYRGGNDCVNYDKLNGGSCDGDICTQKKKITGWQIGVEPVNFDDGSFIVALTLTVYEGGKGAGRSVIQLRKKIEVPRHYIYQAANQPVINGTTYIRDDVYGTYKGKYHDYIDVTDVIKKAGCQFIDTDTSRVYVKLDDSGNDYGNIGVKCVLKIPYLYY, from the coding sequence ATGAGTATAAAGACAACAACAAGAAAATATCAAAATAGAATCACATTGTCCGAACCCTTTGAATTTAAAGGCAATGAGGGGAATGCTAAGGTTTATAAGTACAACTACAGTTTGGGTGATGGAGATATTAATACTGGTGATGGCGGCAAGGTTATCTTCAGTGCAACAGCTAATATGTCTCAGATCAGTACTAGTTTGCTTAGATTGACTATAAGGTATCAAGTTTGGGAATCAAGCTATTTTAAAAAGCCTGGTAAAAAAAGTGATTGTCTTTATTTTACTGCAACAAAAGACATTGATATTTCACGTTTTAATAAAAATTTATCTCGTAAAGAAGGCAGTTCTACAATCACTACAGTAGAGACTGCTAGTCTGGTTGCTTGCCCAGAAGCTTTTTATACGGATTACTACAATACGAAAGATAAAAGACATGGCTGGCTCAGTATTAGTCCAAACTCAAAGCTGGATCCCGCATGGTATGGTGGTTATACTCCCACGAAAAAACATCAATCATGGATTCCTTTAGAAAATGATTATGGTGAATTGTTAGTTAAAATAGATGATACCGGTAGTGAACTTACAAAGGCCGGAAATATGGGTATTAAGGGCTTCTTAAGCATTCCGTTACAAATCTCTGGCTCGGAAACTACTGTTACGGTTGTTGATGATCAGGCTGCATCTGTAGGAACTTTGCCTAAATCGTATGGTTCGAATGATGTACTTTCTAAAATATCGGATGGTGTGATGGATACCCTTGGACATGGCTACGACATGTGTGTGGGTGAATATGCTTGTCCCGGTGGTTGCAAAGAGCCGATTATGGATGTTAAAGCATTAAATGCATACAGAAGAATTAATGAAGTTGAGGTTGATGAAGCTAGTTCAGTAGTTGAAGAAGGTAAAACTTTTGAAGAATATACCTCTGATATTTCTAAGAAACTTGAAGTTAAGGCTTCTGCAAGTGCTTTTGGCGCATCGTTGAGTCATCAAACGTCGGTTACATCTAAAAAGAATACTAGTGAAACAAGGACTTGTGCATTCAAGACTTCTCGTAATTCTATGCACCAGTATATGTATAGAATTGAAGGTTATAAAGATTCTGCTGTGGTATCGGCGTTCCTTAGCCCTAGTTTTTTACAGAAATTGGATCGTGTTGGCTATACTGCGGATAATCTTGTCAGAGAATATGGTACCCATGTATTGATGGGTGTCTATATGGGTTATCGTGCAGATTATAGTTACATGTATGACCGTTCCGTTTCTAAAGAAACAACGACTAAAAGTTTTTCGACATCTACGAGTTTCGAATTTAGCACAACGGGATTGCCTTCGCAGAAAAAATCAACTCCAGAAAAAACATATCTCCAAAAATTACAGGAAAAAGTTATAAACTCATCAAACGCACAGTTAATCAAGGAGTTGACTGTTGCAATAGACAAAGAAAAAAATAGTTCTACGAAAACAACGGCAAAACCGGCTAGTGATAAAACCGGTGATGCTCCTAGAGGAACGGGTGGCGCATGCTCTGTGTTGATGGAAGAAACTTCTACCACAACTTCTAACATTGAAACAGAAAATTCTAAGGTTGAAGTTAAAGTTGTTGGTGGTAATATTAACTACGGAAATTTGTATACTACAGATCCTAGTAATGAAAGCAAGTATGAAAGATGGTTGAATTCTTGCACTAAACCTATTTTCTCCGATTTTGTTCCTGGAACAATTATTCCGCTTCATGAAATTATTCCTGTTGGTCATCGTTTAACAGCTTCTATGGTAAAGAGTGCTATTATTAAGTATTATGCGGAAAATGGCACTACTTTTGCAGATCGTAAGTATAGCACTATGTATTTGCCATTCACTGAATACAGGGGGGGGAATGATTGCGTGAATTATGACAAATTGAATGGTGGCTCTTGTGATGGGGATATATGCACGCAAAAGAAGAAAATAACTGGATGGCAAATAGGTGTAGAACCTGTTAATTTTGATGATGGTTCGTTTATTGTTGCGTTGACTCTCACTGTATACGAAGGTGGTAAGGGTGCAGGGCGGAGCGTAATCCAACTTCGAAAAAAAATAGAAGTTCCTCGTCATTATATTTATCAAGCTGCAAATCAGCCTGTTATTAATGGTACAACGTACATTCGTGACGATGTATACGGAACTTATAAAGGAAAGTATCATGATTATATCGATGTGACCGATGTTATTAAAAAAGCAGGTTGCCAATTCATTGACACAGATACTTCTCGTGTGTATGTCAAGCTTGATGATTCCGGTAATGATTATGGTAACATAGGAGTTAAGTGCGTGCTTAAAATTCCGTACCTCTATTATTAA
- a CDS encoding LuxR C-terminal-related transcriptional regulator has translation MFEQNKQSELTSRQKEILSLLRKGLTNNEICKTLNISANTVKAHLANIYKILEVTNRTEAVSTKADEKNFSDDIKKDLNIIFLKKNDISAFPKANGLYYALVESLHQYHIFRISDTAEATVEPAFSIDVSAAEDKDEALFLSIRIGSTHEILWTTSVKISSDNILEIAQKAAMLLFRHIVLATANIKYTPQSPIPYWWYATAHCNIKFENRSKETFNYCKDMLTPLATGEIYSEQAAYTLALVYYIAILDNWGNSAAYTKQLAEIARKTMFNAPYSIYSQMVMAFYNIVIGNKSEAIAYFKQVIEANPQTIIARTILIQIYMLIGQNENALNLINECERLIPATAAQTSIKQGKAFILLLQGKYEECINLANQILLYTPKATVLRLFIIFCNNKLGKKVESEVQIKELYEQHPDFDKPYLEQILKGVNPQIQKLFMDNLQNLFVQK, from the coding sequence ATGTTTGAGCAAAATAAGCAATCTGAGTTAACATCCCGCCAAAAAGAGATATTGTCTCTACTACGCAAGGGACTCACCAATAACGAAATTTGTAAGACTTTGAATATTTCGGCGAATACCGTCAAAGCGCACCTCGCCAACATCTATAAAATTCTCGAAGTTACAAATAGAACTGAGGCCGTTTCTACAAAAGCCGACGAAAAAAATTTTAGCGACGATATCAAAAAAGACCTCAACATCATTTTTCTCAAGAAAAACGACATTTCTGCGTTTCCAAAAGCCAACGGGCTTTACTACGCGCTCGTAGAATCGCTCCATCAGTACCATATTTTTCGCATTTCAGACACGGCCGAAGCAACCGTAGAACCCGCATTTTCCATTGATGTTTCCGCCGCCGAAGACAAAGACGAAGCTTTATTCTTATCTATCAGAATTGGCTCGACACACGAAATACTTTGGACAACCTCTGTCAAAATCAGCTCAGACAACATTCTAGAGATTGCCCAGAAAGCGGCAATGCTTTTGTTCCGACACATCGTGCTTGCGACGGCCAATATAAAGTATACTCCCCAAAGTCCCATTCCCTATTGGTGGTACGCGACCGCGCATTGCAACATCAAGTTCGAAAACCGCAGCAAGGAAACATTCAACTACTGCAAGGACATGCTCACGCCTCTTGCCACTGGCGAAATCTACAGCGAACAGGCGGCATACACGCTCGCGCTGGTCTACTATATTGCGATTCTTGACAACTGGGGCAATTCCGCCGCCTACACAAAGCAGCTCGCCGAGATCGCCCGCAAGACCATGTTCAACGCCCCCTACTCCATCTATTCCCAGATGGTCATGGCGTTCTACAACATCGTTATCGGCAACAAGAGCGAAGCAATTGCTTATTTCAAGCAGGTCATCGAGGCAAACCCGCAGACGATCATCGCACGTACCATCCTTATCCAGATTTACATGCTGATTGGCCAGAACGAAAACGCGTTGAACCTCATCAACGAATGCGAGCGCCTGATTCCAGCAACTGCGGCACAAACCTCCATCAAGCAAGGCAAAGCGTTCATCCTGCTTTTACAGGGCAAGTACGAGGAATGCATCAACCTTGCAAACCAGATTTTGCTTTACACCCCCAAAGCGACCGTTTTGCGCCTGTTTATCATTTTCTGCAACAATAAACTGGGTAAAAAGGTCGAAAGCGAAGTTCAAATCAAGGAACTCTACGAGCAACACCCGGATTTTGACAAGCCGTACCTCGAACAAATCCTGAAAGGGGTCAATCCGCAGATACAAAAGCTGTTCATGGACAACCTCCAGAACCTTTTTGTGCAAAAATAA
- a CDS encoding XRE family transcriptional regulator has protein sequence MPRHGTPTPGQAILEGIEWLKIDKPEFARRVGVSVEMLDQLIAGEISISTEIANALESVTGSPAAYWKMLERKSRASR, from the coding sequence ATGCCAAGACATGGAACACCGACGCCGGGACAGGCGATCCTCGAAGGAATTGAATGGCTTAAGATCGACAAGCCGGAATTTGCCCGCAGGGTGGGCGTTTCTGTAGAAATGCTCGACCAGCTGATTGCGGGTGAAATCAGCATCTCGACCGAAATAGCGAATGCGCTTGAATCCGTGACCGGCAGCCCCGCCGCCTATTGGAAAATGCTCGAACGCAAAAGCCGCGCTTCTCGATAA
- a CDS encoding L-threonylcarbamoyladenylate synthase — MRLEVHPENPQTRIVKQAAEILEDDGLVLYPTESGYAIGCNAESSKAIHKLYALKKPMKKFFMALIVPDIRFATGYAHVSNFAFNIIKQRVPGPYTFILPADPHIARKLDVKRPEIGIRIPTHPFFKELFQHFDKPILSTAAKLSDKDIYETDELWKTFQHSVNMMVDCGNIEINPTNVVSLVGDCVDVIRGELV; from the coding sequence ATGCGACTCGAAGTACATCCAGAAAATCCGCAGACCCGCATCGTGAAGCAGGCAGCCGAAATCCTCGAAGACGACGGACTAGTCCTCTACCCTACTGAATCCGGCTACGCCATCGGCTGCAACGCCGAATCTTCCAAGGCCATCCACAAGCTTTACGCCCTCAAGAAGCCCATGAAAAAATTCTTCATGGCGCTCATCGTCCCAGACATTCGCTTTGCCACCGGCTACGCCCACGTGAGCAACTTCGCGTTCAACATCATCAAGCAGCGCGTGCCCGGTCCGTACACGTTCATCCTCCCCGCCGACCCGCACATTGCGCGCAAGCTCGACGTGAAGCGCCCGGAAATCGGCATCCGCATTCCAACGCACCCGTTTTTCAAGGAACTGTTCCAGCATTTTGACAAGCCCATCTTGAGCACTGCCGCCAAGCTCAGCGACAAAGACATCTACGAGACGGACGAGCTCTGGAAAACGTTCCAGCACTCCGTGAACATGATGGTCGACTGTGGCAATATCGAAATCAACCCGACAAACGTCGTGAGCCTCGTCGGTGACTGCGTGGACGTAATCCGCGGGGAACTGGTTTAA
- a CDS encoding serine/threonine-protein kinase, translating into MIRPEQPLNFPYPFNENYELLGTLGKGGMGYVYKALDKRLNREVAFKILDSTSDVEAIKRFYLEAQAMKELDHQNIVHVFDFGQQGNQLFISMTYVQGISLAEILQNKSKLSFEAIEVIIKQIARGLLYAHSKGIVHRDVKPSNIMLTRDNRVYIMDFGISYIQEMEKERLTRTGMTMGTPEYMSPEQCHGDEVTLQSDIYSMGVILYEMTCGRLPFEGSRPVEIALKHVQEPPPAPELFREDIPDGLSALILKCLKKKLNERFHDMQEFLDECDQVFPQHDTPYQNSSVGRKTGSHRSVPSIAEAAKRFSSNLTPHKLIIVAFSVLFPLIVILLMLLMFTHKPQNMLHEIEWNEVIANYETRAIEPEMKKGYPIENLTDGDLTTAWLNKMPLKPLNPVLAMYFDQNTLITNIGIAVGYQKSVDDAFGDRFRIFKKPRTLTIETKDGFKQRVKLENIKGMQYPNIQAVETTELRFYLEDVHEADNDDYAISEIRLLGMEVK; encoded by the coding sequence ATGATACGTCCAGAACAACCGCTAAATTTTCCGTACCCCTTTAACGAAAACTACGAACTATTGGGAACGCTCGGCAAAGGTGGAATGGGCTATGTCTACAAGGCTCTCGATAAAAGGCTAAACCGCGAAGTAGCCTTCAAGATTCTCGACTCGACCTCCGATGTCGAAGCTATCAAGCGTTTTTATCTCGAAGCGCAGGCCATGAAGGAACTCGACCACCAGAACATTGTTCACGTGTTCGACTTTGGACAGCAAGGGAACCAGCTTTTTATCTCGATGACTTACGTGCAAGGTATTTCACTTGCCGAAATTTTGCAGAACAAGAGCAAGCTTTCGTTCGAGGCGATTGAAGTCATCATCAAGCAAATTGCACGCGGATTACTTTATGCGCACAGCAAGGGCATTGTCCACCGCGACGTGAAGCCCTCGAACATCATGCTCACGCGCGACAACCGCGTCTACATCATGGACTTTGGCATTTCGTACATCCAGGAGATGGAAAAGGAACGCCTCACCCGCACCGGCATGACGATGGGTACGCCCGAATACATGTCGCCCGAACAGTGCCACGGTGACGAAGTCACGCTCCAGTCCGACATTTACAGCATGGGCGTGATCCTTTACGAAATGACTTGCGGACGTTTGCCCTTCGAAGGCAGCCGCCCTGTGGAAATTGCGCTCAAGCACGTGCAGGAACCGCCTCCGGCTCCGGAACTTTTCCGCGAAGATATCCCGGACGGACTTTCGGCGCTGATCCTCAAGTGCCTCAAGAAAAAGCTGAACGAACGCTTCCACGACATGCAGGAATTCTTGGACGAATGCGACCAGGTGTTCCCGCAGCACGACACGCCTTATCAGAATTCTTCTGTCGGACGAAAGACCGGCAGCCACCGCAGCGTGCCTTCCATTGCAGAAGCAGCCAAGCGATTCAGCAGCAACCTTACTCCGCACAAACTCATCATTGTCGCGTTCTCGGTGTTGTTCCCGCTCATCGTAATTTTGCTCATGCTCCTCATGTTCACGCACAAGCCGCAGAATATGTTGCACGAAATCGAGTGGAACGAGGTCATCGCAAACTACGAAACGAGAGCGATCGAGCCTGAGATGAAAAAGGGTTACCCGATCGAAAACTTGACCGACGGCGACCTCACCACGGCATGGCTCAACAAGATGCCGCTCAAGCCGCTGAACCCGGTGCTCGCCATGTACTTCGACCAGAACACGCTCATCACGAACATCGGCATTGCCGTTGGCTACCAGAAGTCCGTGGATGACGCATTCGGTGACCGCTTCCGCATTTTCAAGAAACCGCGCACGCTCACCATCGAGACGAAGGATGGGTTCAAACAACGTGTTAAGCTTGAGAACATCAAGGGGATGCAGTACCCGAACATTCAGGCGGTTGAAACGACGGAGCTCAGGTTCTACCTCGAAGATGTGCACGAAGCCGACAACGACGACTACGCTATTTCGGAAATTCGCCTGCTTGGGATGGAAGTGAAATAG
- a CDS encoding TldD/PmbA family protein has product MNIKDAVSFMCDLAKGEAEQFDVIASNTHSEGLSVFQGQVQSTEISDSVGLGVRVIKDGRPGYAHTERLTDEALRQTLKDALCHTQWTEKIDITLPQAIELPKGEPNYNPALESLDLATVKDFCIELEKATFAKSKEIENIPYLGGDIEHDYSIVANNTGLFYEARSNCASAGAGAVASRDGVKKLGNFVKNGRNWNEFSVDEIASKTAEYATELFGAKKIESGKIPVILSERVSSRFIGMYTRPFFAEAMQKGQSRLDGKEGEKIASDVFSMWNDPTGEMFEHKSYFDSEGCPTKRVKVIENGVFNSALYNLETAAKAGRETTGNGDRGFGSKMSTSFYNLLVPPGSMTAMELLKLFPKCLLIVRLEGNSGCSSVSGELSIGAHGFWCENGVIQHPVDGVTLSGNFFDILKNIVAVGNEYRDPFASYKVPALALSELSVSA; this is encoded by the coding sequence ATGAATATTAAAGATGCCGTTTCTTTCATGTGTGACCTCGCCAAGGGCGAAGCCGAACAGTTCGATGTTATCGCTTCTAACACCCATTCCGAAGGCTTGTCCGTCTTCCAGGGGCAGGTCCAGAGTACTGAAATTTCGGATTCTGTAGGTCTCGGGGTCCGCGTCATCAAGGACGGTCGTCCGGGTTACGCCCATACGGAACGCCTCACCGACGAAGCCTTGCGCCAGACGCTCAAGGATGCTCTTTGCCACACGCAGTGGACCGAAAAAATCGACATTACGCTTCCGCAGGCTATTGAACTCCCGAAGGGCGAACCGAACTACAACCCGGCGCTCGAATCGCTCGACCTTGCAACGGTGAAGGACTTCTGCATCGAGCTCGAAAAGGCTACATTCGCAAAGTCCAAAGAAATCGAGAACATCCCGTACCTCGGTGGCGACATCGAGCATGACTATTCCATTGTCGCAAACAATACGGGACTTTTCTACGAAGCCCGTTCGAACTGCGCTTCTGCGGGTGCAGGAGCTGTCGCAAGCCGCGATGGCGTCAAGAAACTTGGCAACTTTGTCAAGAACGGTCGCAACTGGAACGAATTCTCTGTCGATGAAATCGCAAGCAAGACCGCCGAATATGCGACGGAACTCTTTGGCGCAAAAAAAATCGAAAGCGGCAAGATTCCGGTGATCCTTTCGGAACGCGTTTCTTCTCGCTTCATCGGCATGTACACTCGTCCGTTCTTTGCCGAAGCCATGCAGAAGGGACAGTCTCGCCTCGACGGTAAGGAAGGCGAAAAGATTGCCAGCGATGTGTTCTCGATGTGGAACGATCCGACCGGCGAAATGTTCGAACACAAGAGCTATTTTGATTCCGAAGGTTGCCCTACCAAGCGCGTGAAGGTCATCGAAAATGGCGTGTTCAATTCTGCACTTTACAACCTCGAAACGGCTGCAAAGGCAGGCCGCGAAACGACCGGCAATGGTGACCGTGGCTTTGGCAGCAAAATGTCGACGAGCTTCTATAACTTGCTCGTGCCGCCTGGAAGCATGACCGCGATGGAACTCCTCAAGCTCTTCCCGAAGTGCCTGCTTATCGTACGCCTGGAAGGCAATTCCGGTTGCAGTTCCGTGAGTGGCGAACTCAGTATCGGGGCGCACGGCTTCTGGTGCGAGAATGGTGTTATCCAGCATCCGGTGGATGGCGTCACGCTCAGCGGTAATTTCTTCGACATTCTCAAGAACATCGTGGCGGTCGGTAACGAATACCGCGACCCGTTTGCAAGCTACAAGGTGCCCGCCCTCGCTTTGAGCGAACTCAGCGTGAGTGCTTAA
- a CDS encoding DUF1353 domain-containing protein, whose product MANLKMYIDKVKSRTYLEKQRNSITVDDVTIDFPLMFDGNGKMYFFKLDRYVYVKGTRYTKADGKTRDFLLTCLFKRGFMSDGASAPSFAQFVVPDIKAGNDVYNSAPFIHDGLYMCKGVIDGADLTREECDDVLRGIWRIAGMSRLVAGAADLGIHVFAGSSDHWGNDSNDCKHLFKAKFEYR is encoded by the coding sequence ATGGCTAACTTAAAAATGTATATCGACAAGGTAAAGAGTCGAACTTATCTCGAAAAACAACGTAATTCCATTACCGTGGACGATGTCACGATCGATTTCCCGCTCATGTTCGATGGCAACGGCAAAATGTATTTCTTCAAGCTCGACCGTTACGTTTATGTCAAGGGCACGCGCTACACCAAGGCTGATGGTAAGACTCGCGACTTTTTGCTGACTTGCCTGTTCAAGCGTGGCTTTATGTCCGATGGCGCTTCGGCTCCGTCTTTTGCCCAGTTTGTTGTCCCAGATATCAAGGCCGGTAACGATGTCTACAATTCGGCTCCGTTTATCCACGATGGCTTGTACATGTGCAAGGGCGTTATCGATGGGGCAGACCTCACTCGTGAAGAATGCGACGATGTTCTCCGTGGCATCTGGCGTATCGCTGGCATGAGCCGTCTGGTGGCAGGTGCTGCAGACCTTGGCATCCACGTTTTTGCTGGCTCTTCGGACCACTGGGGCAATGACTCCAACGATTGCAAACACTTGTTTAAGGCCAAGTTCGAATACCGCTAA
- a CDS encoding HD-GYP domain-containing protein, which yields MLVGLLLNVIPAKLAIFFGIPLFLDCLGTVLTAMLGGYLPAVIVGFSVNAINGIAEPVAMYYGVLSVLIAMLATFLFRRGFFHTIWKLLIVILLFALIGGGIGSIFTYALYGFNFGEGISAPFAIAFHDVLHWNRFYSQFVADIVIDIFDKSAIVLLSALIFRFIPKNIKDELKDVQLFHHKGPEKVFSSKKKSLLNKVVIMVIIAEVLLGGLASMIGFYLYRDNCVNNFVSIARGVTEAASIAIDAEKVDNYVAQGYGVEGYAHTRDVLGGIRESFPQTKYVYVYKILPDGCHVVFDLDTDGVPGSAPGSLVEFDPSFEPYLPKLLAGEEIEPIISDDQFGWLLTVYRPIKNAEGKTVAYVAADISMESIVRDEAVFFIKLLSLFFGLSLIIMMVIIEVMKYGFVVPVNKMSHAAMKISGATMRTAMAFEMGKLDLSLIQNAVAYVNDLKINTSDEIGQLYDHFNSMTKDTQRFIEQVRDQVLRIQKMQNVMITEFAELVEARDKNTGDHIKKTAEYVEAIAKELRSEGKFKGVLNDGYISKLKQAAPLHDIGKIAVSDLILNKNGKLTDEEFAIMKSHTTEGGRILKKIVHDAGDTFDAGYLNESIEMASYHHEKWDGSGYPEHLKGEEIPLSARIMAVADVFDALIAERVYKKGFPYEKAMAIITEGAGKHFDPVIVEAFTHISKSLYDARTKLAPEAGEAAENAAGNVVGNTGNAAEKATENAAPGAAKPV from the coding sequence ATGCTCGTGGGCTTGCTTCTGAACGTCATCCCTGCCAAGCTTGCTATTTTCTTTGGAATCCCCTTGTTTTTGGACTGCCTGGGCACCGTGCTTACGGCTATGCTCGGCGGTTACTTGCCTGCGGTTATCGTCGGCTTTAGTGTGAATGCTATCAACGGGATTGCTGAACCGGTCGCGATGTATTACGGCGTCTTGAGCGTCTTGATAGCGATGCTTGCGACTTTCCTTTTCCGTCGTGGATTCTTCCATACGATTTGGAAACTCCTTATAGTCATCTTGCTTTTTGCGTTGATTGGTGGCGGCATTGGCTCTATCTTTACTTACGCTTTGTATGGGTTCAATTTTGGCGAGGGCATCTCTGCGCCGTTTGCTATTGCGTTCCATGATGTTTTGCACTGGAATCGTTTTTATTCACAGTTTGTTGCCGATATCGTGATTGACATTTTTGACAAGAGTGCCATTGTTCTTTTGTCTGCTCTCATTTTCCGTTTTATCCCAAAGAACATCAAGGATGAACTTAAAGATGTTCAGTTGTTCCATCATAAAGGTCCCGAAAAGGTTTTTTCTTCGAAAAAAAAATCCTTGCTGAACAAGGTTGTAATCATGGTGATTATCGCGGAAGTCCTTTTGGGAGGGCTTGCGAGCATGATCGGCTTCTATTTGTATCGTGATAATTGTGTGAATAACTTTGTTAGTATTGCAAGGGGCGTGACCGAAGCTGCCTCTATAGCAATTGATGCTGAAAAGGTGGACAATTATGTAGCGCAGGGGTATGGAGTCGAGGGCTATGCGCATACTCGTGATGTTCTTGGTGGCATCCGTGAAAGTTTCCCGCAGACAAAGTACGTGTATGTGTACAAAATTTTGCCGGATGGATGCCATGTGGTGTTTGACCTAGATACGGATGGTGTGCCGGGCAGTGCTCCGGGTTCCTTGGTGGAATTTGACCCGTCTTTTGAACCCTATTTGCCGAAGCTTTTGGCTGGCGAAGAAATCGAGCCGATTATTTCGGATGACCAGTTTGGCTGGCTCCTCACGGTTTACAGACCGATTAAAAATGCGGAGGGGAAGACGGTTGCCTATGTGGCTGCCGATATCTCCATGGAATCCATTGTTCGCGACGAGGCCGTGTTCTTTATCAAGCTTCTGTCGCTCTTCTTTGGTCTTTCGCTGATTATCATGATGGTGATTATTGAAGTGATGAAGTATGGCTTTGTTGTGCCCGTGAACAAAATGTCTCATGCTGCTATGAAAATTTCTGGGGCTACGATGCGTACGGCGATGGCGTTTGAAATGGGCAAGCTCGATCTTTCGCTGATTCAAAATGCTGTTGCGTATGTGAATGACCTCAAGATTAATACAAGTGATGAAATCGGCCAATTGTACGACCATTTCAATTCGATGACCAAGGACACCCAGCGCTTTATTGAACAGGTGCGCGATCAGGTTCTTAGAATCCAGAAAATGCAGAACGTGATGATTACGGAATTCGCAGAACTCGTTGAAGCTCGCGACAAGAACACTGGCGACCACATCAAAAAGACCGCTGAATACGTTGAAGCGATTGCAAAGGAATTGCGATCCGAAGGCAAGTTCAAGGGTGTGTTGAATGATGGCTACATCAGTAAACTCAAGCAGGCAGCTCCGCTCCACGATATCGGTAAAATCGCGGTCTCGGACTTGATTCTGAACAAGAATGGAAAACTCACCGACGAAGAATTTGCCATCATGAAGAGCCACACGACAGAAGGTGGGCGAATCCTCAAGAAGATTGTGCACGATGCAGGCGACACGTTCGATGCGGGCTACCTCAACGAATCTATCGAAATGGCAAGCTACCATCACGAAAAATGGGACGGCTCGGGCTACCCCGAACACCTCAAAGGCGAGGAAATCCCGCTCTCCGCGCGAATCATGGCCGTTGCAGACGTGTTCGACGCCCTCATCGCCGAACGTGTGTACAAGAAGGGATTCCCGTACGAAAAGGCTATGGCCATTATCACCGAAGGGGCTGGCAAACACTTTGACCCCGTCATTGTCGAAGCGTTTACGCATATTTCCAAGAGCCTGTACGATGCCCGCACAAAGCTCGCGCCTGAAGCGGGCGAGGCTGCTGAAAATGCAGCTGGGAATGTCGTGGGGAATACTGGGAATGCGGCTGAAAAAGCAACGGAGAATGCCGCGCCGGGTGCCGCGAAACCTGTATAG
- a CDS encoding YraN family protein has translation MQKKVVQRTCNRAKGNFIESQAVAFLMRKGYQVVARNYAYHGGELDIVARDNGTLVFVEVKSVWNNQEGNPAARVNSLKQKKIWQTACHFLSTQKTIAPKGFDTPCRFDVLSTRAYQEPLQFAHFKNAFEASEVLPRI, from the coding sequence ATGCAAAAAAAGGTTGTGCAAAGAACATGCAACCGCGCTAAAGGAAATTTTATCGAGTCGCAGGCGGTGGCGTTCTTGATGCGCAAAGGCTACCAAGTTGTCGCTCGTAATTACGCTTACCATGGCGGAGAGCTCGACATTGTCGCCCGCGATAACGGAACGCTCGTTTTTGTTGAAGTCAAGTCTGTTTGGAACAACCAGGAAGGGAATCCCGCTGCCCGCGTGAACAGTCTCAAGCAAAAGAAGATTTGGCAAACCGCTTGCCATTTTTTATCAACGCAAAAAACAATCGCGCCCAAAGGTTTCGACACGCCGTGCCGTTTCGACGTTCTGAGCACCCGCGCCTACCAGGAACCGCTCCAGTTCGCGCACTTTAAAAACGCCTTTGAAGCAAGCGAAGTCCTCCCGAGGATTTGA